One genomic window of Methyloceanibacter sp. wino2 includes the following:
- the cysS gene encoding cysteine--tRNA ligase, with the protein MSLTIYNTLTRSKEAFTPLDPRNVRLYVCGPTVYDYAHIGNARPVIVFDVLFRLLRHLYGPDHVTYVRNITDVDDKINARAARDYPDLPLNEAIRKVTEQTEAQFHADMHALGALDPTVEPRATEHIEQMRTMIDRLIAKGSAYVAEGHVLFSVSSMPDYGKLSGRSVDEMIAGARVEVAPFKKDPMDFVLWKPSKPGEPSWPSPGGIETPGRPGWHIECSAMSAAHLGEVFDIHGGGIDLAFPHHENEIAQSRCAHGTDIMAQVWMHNGFLQVEGEKMSKSLGNFVTVHELLTGWQGYAWPGEALRFNMFRTHYRQPLDWTFVSLDEAHKTLWDWYGDVEAHEPASEVPQAIVDALSDDLNTPKVIAELHKLHGAKEFAALRSALGFLGFSGQRANIERKSLHGGDQVDAAAVDLLIAGRLEARKAKDFAEADRIRDELQAMGIVLMDAKDPDTGELKTTWEVAR; encoded by the coding sequence GTGTCGCTTACGATTTACAATACGCTCACCCGCAGCAAGGAGGCTTTCACGCCTCTCGATCCGCGCAATGTGCGCCTCTATGTCTGCGGGCCGACCGTCTACGACTACGCGCATATCGGTAATGCGCGCCCCGTCATCGTGTTCGACGTGCTGTTCCGCTTGCTGCGGCACCTCTACGGGCCCGATCATGTGACCTATGTCCGCAACATCACGGACGTGGACGACAAGATCAACGCGCGCGCGGCCCGCGACTATCCGGACCTGCCGCTGAACGAAGCGATCCGCAAGGTTACCGAGCAGACCGAGGCGCAGTTCCACGCGGACATGCACGCCCTCGGGGCGCTCGACCCCACGGTCGAGCCGCGCGCGACCGAGCACATCGAGCAGATGCGCACCATGATCGACCGCCTGATCGCCAAGGGCAGCGCCTATGTTGCCGAGGGCCACGTGCTCTTCAGCGTCTCGTCGATGCCGGATTACGGGAAGCTCTCCGGCCGATCCGTGGATGAGATGATTGCGGGCGCGCGGGTCGAGGTCGCGCCCTTCAAGAAGGACCCCATGGATTTCGTGTTGTGGAAGCCGTCGAAGCCCGGCGAGCCGTCCTGGCCGTCGCCGGGGGGCATCGAGACGCCCGGACGACCAGGCTGGCACATCGAGTGCTCGGCCATGTCCGCCGCGCATCTCGGCGAGGTGTTCGACATCCATGGCGGCGGGATTGATCTCGCCTTTCCGCACCACGAGAACGAGATCGCTCAGTCGCGCTGCGCCCACGGCACCGACATCATGGCGCAGGTGTGGATGCATAACGGCTTCCTGCAGGTGGAAGGCGAGAAGATGTCGAAGAGCCTCGGCAACTTCGTCACCGTGCACGAGCTGCTGACCGGGTGGCAGGGCTATGCCTGGCCGGGCGAGGCGCTCCGGTTCAACATGTTCCGCACCCATTATCGCCAGCCGCTCGACTGGACGTTTGTCAGTCTCGACGAGGCCCACAAGACGCTGTGGGATTGGTACGGGGACGTCGAGGCCCACGAGCCCGCGTCCGAAGTCCCGCAGGCGATCGTCGATGCGCTGTCGGACGATTTGAACACGCCGAAGGTCATCGCCGAGTTGCACAAGCTTCATGGCGCCAAAGAGTTTGCGGCGCTTAGGTCCGCGCTCGGCTTCCTCGGCTTTTCCGGACAGCGTGCCAATATCGAGCGCAAGAGCCTGCACGGCGGCGACCAGGTGGACGCTGCTGCCGTGGATCTGCTGATCGCAGGCCGGCTCGAAGCCCGCAAAGCAAAAGATTTCGCCGAAGCCGACCGCATTCGCGACGAGCTGCAGGCCATGGGCATCGTCTTGATGGACGCGAAGGACCCGGATACGGGCGAGCTGAAAACGACCTGGGAGGTGGCGCGATGA
- a CDS encoding GNAT family N-acetyltransferase yields MSAEANPQLALRPMLPGEAPLLAEIFRASIMELTQDEYEVEQQEAWIASANDEDAFAKTVAGHTTIVATMGGSPVGFASLETDNKVGFLYVHPAAVERGVGTLLADALEKIAAGRGAKDLSVDASDSAFDFFNKRGYTAQQRNSVRCGDEWLSNTTMKKTLPGPETVQ; encoded by the coding sequence ATGAGTGCCGAAGCCAATCCGCAACTCGCGCTGCGGCCCATGTTGCCCGGCGAGGCGCCGTTGCTGGCGGAGATCTTTCGCGCGAGCATCATGGAGTTGACCCAGGACGAGTACGAAGTCGAGCAGCAGGAAGCCTGGATCGCGTCCGCGAACGACGAGGATGCTTTCGCCAAGACCGTTGCCGGCCACACGACGATCGTCGCGACCATGGGCGGATCGCCGGTAGGCTTTGCCTCGCTCGAGACGGACAACAAGGTCGGGTTCCTTTACGTGCACCCCGCGGCGGTGGAACGCGGCGTCGGCACGTTGCTGGCCGATGCGCTGGAGAAGATCGCGGCTGGCCGGGGCGCCAAGGACTTGAGCGTGGACGCCAGCGACAGCGCCTTCGATTTCTTCAACAAGCGCGGTTATACCGCACAGCAGCGCAACAGCGTCCGGTGTGGCGACGAGTGGCTGTCCAATACGACGATGAAAAAGACCCTGCCAGGGCCGGAGACCGTGCAATGA
- the cimA gene encoding citramalate synthase, with the protein MTRETLSLYDTTLRDGAQTHGVDFSLEDKLLIAEQLDKLGLDYVEAGYPGANPIDTELFSKDRKLGAKVTAFGMTKRPGRSISNDPGFQALLAAEADAICLVGKTWDFHVDVALGITLEENLAGIKESVEAVVASGREALLDCEHFFDGYKANPGYALECAKTAYDAGARWIVLCDTNGGTLPEEVEAIVTDVVARIPGDHVGIHVHNDTDNGVANSLAAVRAGARQIQGTLNGVGERCGNANLTSIIPTLLLKSGYADRFETNISPEKLSTLTHASRVLDEMLNQAPDRHAPYVGEAAFAHKGGIHVSAVKKDPRTYEHVPPDSVGNVRKLLVSNQGGRSNILAQLESIGLTVSKDDPRVGRLVDLVKEREAVGYAYEAAEASFELLARRMLETVPQFFDVDSFRVMVERRHNALGELVTVSEATVKARIDGNSVMSVGEGNGPINALDNALRKDLGPYQSYIDDLKLVDYKVRILTGGTDAVTRVLVESRDGEGRRWFTVGVSPNIVDASFEALLDSINYKLIRDGAPAPS; encoded by the coding sequence ATGACACGCGAAACTCTTTCCCTGTACGACACAACCTTGCGGGACGGCGCCCAGACCCACGGCGTCGACTTCTCGCTCGAGGACAAGTTGCTGATCGCCGAGCAGCTCGACAAGCTCGGTCTCGACTATGTCGAGGCCGGCTATCCGGGCGCGAACCCTATCGATACGGAACTCTTTTCCAAGGACCGCAAACTCGGCGCCAAGGTCACGGCCTTTGGCATGACGAAGCGGCCGGGGCGGTCGATCTCCAACGATCCCGGCTTCCAGGCGCTTCTCGCGGCCGAGGCGGATGCGATCTGTCTTGTAGGCAAGACGTGGGACTTCCATGTGGATGTCGCGCTCGGGATCACGCTCGAGGAGAATCTCGCGGGCATCAAGGAGTCCGTCGAGGCGGTCGTCGCGTCGGGACGCGAAGCGCTGCTGGACTGCGAGCATTTCTTCGACGGCTACAAAGCCAATCCCGGCTACGCGCTTGAATGCGCCAAGACCGCTTATGACGCGGGCGCACGCTGGATCGTGCTGTGCGACACCAATGGCGGCACCTTGCCTGAAGAGGTCGAGGCGATCGTGACGGACGTCGTGGCGCGCATCCCGGGCGATCATGTCGGCATCCATGTGCACAACGACACCGACAACGGCGTTGCCAATTCGCTGGCGGCGGTGCGCGCCGGCGCGCGGCAGATCCAGGGCACGCTGAACGGCGTCGGCGAGCGCTGCGGTAACGCCAACCTGACGTCGATCATTCCCACGCTGCTGCTCAAGAGCGGATATGCGGATCGCTTCGAAACGAACATCTCGCCGGAGAAGCTCAGCACACTGACTCATGCCTCGCGCGTTCTGGACGAGATGCTGAATCAGGCTCCCGACCGGCATGCGCCGTATGTTGGCGAGGCGGCGTTCGCGCACAAAGGCGGGATTCACGTCTCGGCCGTGAAGAAGGATCCGCGCACCTATGAACACGTGCCGCCGGATAGCGTCGGTAATGTGCGCAAGCTGCTGGTGTCCAACCAGGGCGGCCGGTCGAACATTCTGGCGCAGCTCGAGAGCATCGGTCTGACCGTGTCCAAGGACGATCCCCGGGTCGGCCGTCTTGTGGATCTGGTGAAGGAACGCGAGGCTGTTGGCTACGCCTATGAAGCGGCGGAAGCCTCGTTCGAACTCCTGGCGCGGCGCATGCTCGAAACCGTGCCCCAGTTCTTCGATGTCGACTCGTTCCGCGTCATGGTCGAGCGCCGCCACAACGCACTCGGTGAGCTGGTGACAGTCTCGGAAGCGACGGTGAAGGCCCGCATCGACGGCAACTCGGTGATGTCGGTGGGCGAGGGCAACGGCCCAATCAATGCCCTCGACAATGCGCTCCGCAAAGATCTCGGTCCGTATCAGAGCTATATCGATGATCTGAAGCTCGTGGACTACAAGGTCCGTATCCTGACCGGGGGCACGGACGCGGTCACGCGGGTTCTGGTCGAGAGCCGCGACGGCGAGGGGCGCCGCTGGTTCACGGTCGGCGTATCGCCGAATATCGTCGATGCATCCTTTGAGGCGCTGCTCGACTCGATCAACTACAAGCTGATCCGCGACGGCGCGCCGGCACCTTCCTAG
- a CDS encoding TIGR00730 family Rossman fold protein, which translates to MTQHRGKVETICVYCGSGAGQNPAFTEAARALGEALAEAGTNLVYGGGDLGLMGIVARSVINSGGHVTGIMPEFLHDRERMLVDVHELHIVDTMHERKHLMYEMSDAFVALPGGIGTLEEFVEQLTWSQLGQHKKPIVLVNIHGFWDPLLELFDRMMEHNFIRSGFELKMSVADSAEDVLPVIHRLLAEMEAEPEPGYRVVEKL; encoded by the coding sequence ATGACCCAACATCGCGGAAAAGTTGAGACCATCTGCGTCTATTGCGGGTCCGGCGCCGGACAGAATCCGGCCTTCACGGAAGCGGCCCGCGCGCTGGGAGAAGCGCTGGCGGAAGCCGGAACCAACCTTGTCTATGGCGGCGGAGACTTGGGGCTCATGGGCATTGTGGCCCGCTCGGTCATTAACAGCGGCGGCCACGTCACCGGCATTATGCCCGAATTCCTTCACGACCGCGAACGCATGCTCGTCGACGTGCACGAGTTGCACATCGTCGACACTATGCACGAGCGCAAGCACCTCATGTACGAGATGTCCGACGCCTTCGTTGCCCTGCCCGGCGGCATCGGCACGCTCGAGGAGTTCGTCGAGCAGCTCACCTGGTCGCAGCTCGGACAGCACAAAAAGCCGATTGTGCTGGTGAACATTCACGGCTTCTGGGATCCGTTGCTGGAACTCTTCGACCGGATGATGGAGCACAACTTCATTCGCTCCGGCTTCGAGCTCAAGATGAGCGTGGCCGACAGCGCGGAGGACGTACTGCCCGTCATCCACCGCTTGCTCGCGGAGATGGAAGCAGAGCCCGAGCCCGGTTATCGCGTAGTCGAAAAGCTCTAG
- a CDS encoding ABC transporter ATP-binding protein/permease: MRDRLPQSTSDALLSGRASQTSVLGELLPYVWQKGRRDLQTRVVLAIVALVLAKVVTLAVPIAYKNAVDYLTGAEQGSGAAAGTGFLGLAIVPAMLIVAYGVGRILMVLFAQLRDVIFTVVTQNAVRQLANRTFRHLHSLSLKFHLERRTGGLNRVIERGVNGVDTILRMAILNMIPTAVELVMIAGLVAWYFGWVYVAVLFVMVVAYVWFTFFATEKRLAIRRDMNESDTEANSKAVDSLLNFETVKYFGNEDLEARRFDASMARYEKAAVRTFTTLGFLNSGQAIIFSTGMVVCMLLAARDVSQGILTVGDFVMINAILIQLFMPLNFMGMVYREIKQGLVDMETMFALLKEPAEIVDHPDAKPLHVDNGAIAFKNVSFAYEPGRPILKDISFEVPPGKMVAIVGPSGAGKSTISRILFRFYEVNQGEVTIDGQNIQDVTQRSLRAAIGMVPQDTVLFNDTIEYNIRYGRPDATEAEVHEAARLAQIDGFILALPQGYDSLVGERGLKLSGGEKQRVAIARTILKAPPILMLDEATSALDSHTEKEIQDALEQVARDRTSLVIAHRLSTVVHADNIIVLDQGRIVEQGRHAELLAKDGLYASLWARQREADEAREILAHAREAEDAEEQHDGRQGTGSPEEPVDGDRLEEDEMLASS, translated from the coding sequence ATGAGAGATCGACTGCCGCAATCGACCAGCGACGCCCTGCTCTCGGGCAGGGCCAGCCAGACGTCCGTCTTAGGCGAGCTGCTGCCCTATGTCTGGCAGAAGGGGCGGCGCGATCTGCAGACGCGCGTGGTCCTGGCGATCGTCGCACTGGTGCTGGCCAAGGTGGTCACGCTGGCGGTCCCGATCGCCTACAAGAACGCGGTCGACTACCTGACCGGCGCCGAGCAAGGCTCGGGCGCCGCGGCGGGCACGGGCTTCCTGGGTCTCGCGATCGTCCCGGCCATGCTGATCGTGGCCTATGGCGTCGGGCGCATCCTGATGGTGCTGTTTGCCCAGCTCCGGGACGTGATCTTCACGGTCGTGACCCAGAATGCGGTTCGCCAGCTCGCGAACCGGACTTTCCGTCATCTGCACAGCCTGTCTCTCAAGTTCCACCTGGAACGGCGCACGGGCGGGCTGAACCGCGTGATCGAGCGCGGTGTGAACGGCGTCGACACGATTCTGCGGATGGCGATCCTGAACATGATCCCGACGGCGGTGGAGCTCGTCATGATCGCGGGGCTTGTCGCCTGGTACTTCGGCTGGGTGTATGTCGCCGTGCTGTTCGTAATGGTCGTGGCCTATGTGTGGTTCACCTTCTTCGCCACCGAGAAGCGCCTCGCCATTCGCCGCGACATGAACGAGAGCGACACGGAGGCCAACTCCAAGGCCGTCGATAGCCTGCTCAATTTCGAGACGGTCAAATATTTCGGCAACGAGGATCTCGAGGCCCGGCGCTTCGATGCGTCCATGGCACGCTACGAGAAGGCGGCGGTCCGCACCTTCACCACGCTCGGGTTTTTGAACTCCGGACAGGCCATCATCTTCAGCACCGGCATGGTCGTGTGCATGCTGCTCGCCGCGCGGGACGTCTCCCAAGGCATCCTGACCGTCGGCGACTTTGTGATGATCAACGCCATTCTGATCCAGCTCTTCATGCCGCTGAATTTCATGGGCATGGTCTATCGCGAGATCAAGCAGGGACTGGTGGACATGGAGACCATGTTCGCGCTGCTGAAGGAGCCCGCCGAGATCGTCGACCATCCGGACGCGAAGCCGCTGCACGTCGACAACGGCGCAATTGCTTTCAAGAACGTCTCCTTCGCCTACGAGCCGGGCCGGCCCATTCTGAAAGACATTTCCTTCGAGGTGCCTCCGGGAAAGATGGTCGCCATTGTGGGGCCCTCCGGCGCGGGCAAGTCGACCATCTCGCGCATCCTGTTCCGCTTCTACGAGGTGAACCAGGGCGAGGTCACGATCGACGGACAGAACATCCAGGACGTGACGCAACGTTCGCTGCGCGCGGCGATCGGCATGGTTCCGCAGGACACGGTGCTGTTCAACGACACGATCGAATACAACATCCGCTATGGGCGCCCTGATGCGACCGAGGCCGAAGTTCACGAGGCGGCCCGGCTGGCGCAGATCGATGGATTCATTCTGGCGCTGCCGCAAGGCTACGACTCCCTTGTCGGTGAGCGCGGTCTGAAACTATCCGGCGGCGAGAAGCAGCGCGTGGCGATCGCCCGGACAATTCTGAAGGCGCCGCCTATTCTGATGCTGGACGAGGCGACGTCCGCGCTCGACAGCCATACCGAGAAAGAAATCCAGGATGCGCTCGAGCAGGTGGCGCGCGACCGCACGAGCCTCGTCATCGCGCACCGGCTCTCGACCGTGGTGCATGCGGACAACATCATCGTGCTCGACCAGGGGCGGATCGTGGAGCAGGGGCGGCATGCCGAGCTTCTGGCCAAGGACGGCCTCTATGCGAGCCTGTGGGCTCGCCAGCGCGAAGCGGACGAGGCTCGCGAAATCTTGGCGCATGCACGCGAAGCCGAAGACGCTGAAGAACAGCACGACGGACGTCAAGGTACCGGTTCGCCGGAAGAGCCT